The nucleotide window CCGTCCGGTTCAAAAAAAAAGAGCCGCCGATCGGGAAAACGAAGTCCCCGCGCCGACCCTTCGGAACCGGAGTGCGGAAGGGGGGATGCCCCCAAGCTCATCCCCCCTTTCAATATGCCCTCATATACCCGGACGAGTCTACCGACCGACGACCAGGCGTTCGGTCGAGTTACCCCCCGTCGTCTCCAGCCGGCAGAGGTACACGCCCGGCTTCACGTCGGCGCACGCCCAGACCGCCTCGTGCCTGCCGGCGGTGAGCTCCCCGTCCATGAGCGTCGCCACGCGCCGACCGGCCAGGTCGAAGACCGCCAGCTCCACCCGCCCGTCGTCGGGCAGGTCGCAGCGGAAAGTGACCGTATCGTCGGCGGGATTGGGGTATGCCGAGAGCGTCAGCTCGATTTTCGGTTCGGATATCGTCACCGCTTCCGTCGGCCCGAAACGACTGACCGTCCCGTCGGTCTCCACGACGTCGAGCCAGTAAATATATTCCACGCCCGGTGTAGCCTCCCGGTCCAGGTAGCGGGAGGCGGAACCGGGAAGCGGTCCGTTGAGAAGCGCGACCGGCCCGCCACCGTCATCGCTCCTTTGGATTTCCATCCCGACTGGCTCATTCCCATCGAAGCGTTCCCCCCCCCCCGATAGACCGTCAACCGCCGTGTGGTGCCATTCCTCGGCGGCCAGGGGTGCCGCCAGGGCGAGGGCGGCGAGGATGTCCAGGCGTGTATCAATCGCCACACCTCCTACGCTAGGTTTGAATTACTCCCCCCGCAATCCCCGGTCAAGCCCGGCCCGTGAAAAGGGGCGGTCCGCCGACCGCCCCACGTGTGGATTTTCTTTATCTACCTACCGACGACCGGACGCTCGGTAAATATGACGCCGGCCGTTCACCGCCGGGAGAGGTTTACCGCTCGCCGGGTCGGCGCGATACCGGGCGACCTCAGCGTTCGTACCCGGCCAACCGCTCCAACAACCCCGACTCATTCCCGTCGTAGAGGAGCGGGCGGCGGTCCAGCTCGGCGGCGTAGTTCTCCTTGAAGCGACCGACCCACGGGGCGAGGTCCTCGGGGCTCCACCCCAGCCGCGTGCCGTAGAAATACACCAGCATCGCCGCGTCGGCCCGGTCCACGGCGTCGGACGCGTTGTTGGCGAAGAACTCCCAGGCGCCCCGGGCGGTGACGGCGTCCTCGGCGTCGTCAATCCCCCCTCCGCCTGCGAAGTCCCCGTCGGCCACCCGCCGCCGGATATCCGGCGCGTCGCACAATAGTAGCTGGCGCACCACGAAGTCGTGCATCCCCGATTCGGCCAGGTTGGGCATGAGCATGGCCTCCTCGAAGCGCTCTCTGGCCCCCTCGTAATCGCCCGCCAGGCGTGAAAGCTCCGCCGCCAGGTACACCCGCTCCACGAGCTGCTCCGGCAGCACCTCGTCGGCCGCGAGCGCTCCGTCCAGAAGCCCGACGATGGACGCGGCATAATCGCGGCGGAAACTTTGGGAAACGTTCTCCGGCCGCAGGCACCACCAGCCGATGAGAAGCGTGTCCGCTA belongs to bacterium and includes:
- a CDS encoding T9SS type A sorting domain-containing protein, which encodes MAIDTRLDILAALALAAPLAAEEWHHTAVDGLSGGGERFDGNEPVGMEIQRSDDGGGPVALLNGPLPGSASRYLDREATPGVEYIYWLDVVETDGTVSRFGPTEAVTISEPKIELTLSAYPNPADDTVTFRCDLPDDGRVELAVFDLAGRRVATLMDGELTAGRHEAVWACADVKPGVYLCRLETTGGNSTERLVVGR